In Buchnera aphidicola (Aphis aurantii), one DNA window encodes the following:
- the rpoB gene encoding DNA-directed RNA polymerase subunit beta, protein MVYSYTEKKRIRKDFGKRPKILNIPYLLSIQLNSYKKFIKTDPEGQHGLEAAFQSVFPIRGYNGNSELQYVSYQLGEATFDVKECQIRGATYSAPLRVKLRLVIYERDILEPTVKNIKEQEVYMGEIPLMTNNGTFIINGTERVVVSQLHRSPGVFFDSDKGKTHSSGKVLYNARIIPYRGSWLDFEFDPKDNLFVRIDRRRKLPVTIILRALNYNTEEILHIFFEKNIFKIYDNKIKLELVSERLRGETASFDIQKNGKIYIKKGRRITARHIQELKKFKIKSIQVPVEYVLGRIVSKNYLHPITKEIIISANTELSLEVLTKLRKLNFSYIETLFTNDLDHGPYISETLRIDPSNDRISALMEIYRVMRPGEPLTKEATENLFENLFFSEDRYDLSSVGRMKFNRSLSRQTIEGLGTLNKEDIIDVIKKLIDIRNGKGEVDDIDHLGNRRIRSVGEMAENQFRLGLVRVERAVKERLSVGDLETLMPQDMINAKPISAAVKEFFGSSQLSQFMDQNNPLSEITHKRRISALGIGGLTRERAGFEVRDVHPTHYGRVCPIETPEGPNIGLINSLSVYARTNTYGFLETPYRKVTNGLVTKEIHYLSAIEEGNYIIAQANTNIDKNNFFVDDLVTCRHKGESSLFNCNQVDYMDVSTQQIVSVGASLIPFLEHDDANRALMGANMQRQAVPTLKTDKPLVGTGMERTVAVDSGVTVVAKRSGSVQYIDASRIIIKVNENETYLGEAGIDIYNLTKYTRSNQNTCINQKPCVQLNEKINKGDVLADGPSTDLGELALGQNMRVAFMPWNGYNFEDSILVSEKVVQEDRFTTIHIQELSCISRDTKLGPEEISSDIPNVGEAALCKLDASGIVYIGAEVTGGDILVGKVTPKGETQLTPEEKLLRAIFGEKASDVKDSSLRVPNGVSGTVIDVQIFTRDGVKKDKRALEIEEMQLKKAKKDLTEEFKIFQLSLFSKIQKTLLSFNIKIEYLNTLPFEKWLKIDVKQEDKNQEMEKFREQHNELKKEFEKKIEIKRRKITQGDDLAPGVLKIVKVCLAVKRQIQPGDKMAGRHGNKGVISKINPVEDMPYDENGIPVDIVLNPLGVPSRMNIGQILETHLGMAAKGIGDQINKMLKKQEKISNLRKFIQKTFDLGENLRQKINLEEFSNEEVLNLAKNLKKGIPIATPVFDGAKENEIKQMLKFANLPASGQISLFDGRTGEKFERPVTVGYMYMLKLNHLVDDKMHARSTGSYSLVTQQPLGGKAQFGGQRFGEMEVWALEAYGASYTLQEMLTVKSDDVNGRTKMYKNIVDGNHQMEPGMPESFNVLLKEIRSLGINIELENE, encoded by the coding sequence ATGGTTTACTCTTACACCGAAAAAAAACGAATTCGTAAAGATTTTGGAAAACGTCCTAAAATTTTAAACATACCATATCTTCTTTCGATTCAACTCAATTCTTATAAAAAATTTATCAAAACAGATCCAGAAGGACAACATGGATTAGAAGCAGCATTTCAATCAGTATTTCCTATACGTGGTTACAATGGCAATTCTGAATTACAATACGTAAGTTACCAATTAGGAGAAGCAACATTTGATGTTAAAGAATGTCAAATACGCGGTGCGACTTATTCTGCCCCATTAAGAGTAAAACTAAGACTAGTGATTTATGAACGTGATATATTAGAACCTACTGTAAAAAATATTAAAGAACAAGAAGTCTATATGGGCGAAATACCATTGATGACAAATAATGGAACTTTTATAATCAACGGGACAGAAAGAGTTGTTGTATCTCAATTGCACAGAAGCCCTGGTGTATTTTTTGATAGTGATAAGGGAAAAACGCATTCTTCAGGAAAAGTATTATATAATGCTCGAATTATTCCTTATAGAGGTTCTTGGCTAGATTTTGAATTTGATCCGAAAGATAATTTATTTGTTAGAATTGATAGACGGAGAAAATTACCAGTAACTATTATTTTACGAGCTCTGAACTATAATACAGAAGAAATTTTACATATATTTTTTGAAAAAAATATTTTTAAAATATATGACAATAAAATTAAGTTAGAATTAGTTTCAGAAAGACTTCGCGGTGAAACTGCTTCTTTTGATATCCAAAAAAATGGAAAAATATACATAAAAAAAGGTCGACGTATCACTGCAAGACATATTCAGGAACTCAAGAAATTTAAGATTAAATCTATTCAAGTCCCAGTAGAATATGTTTTAGGAAGAATAGTTTCAAAAAATTATTTACATCCGATCACAAAAGAAATAATAATTTCAGCCAATACAGAATTATCTTTAGAAGTACTGACAAAATTACGTAAATTAAATTTTTCATATATTGAAACACTTTTCACAAATGACTTAGATCATGGTCCATATATCTCTGAAACACTTCGAATTGACCCATCAAATGATAGAATAAGCGCACTAATGGAAATTTATCGCGTTATGAGACCTGGAGAGCCACTTACAAAAGAAGCTACAGAAAATTTATTTGAAAATTTATTTTTTTCTGAAGATCGATACGATCTTTCATCTGTAGGGCGTATGAAATTCAATAGATCTTTATCACGACAAACGATTGAAGGGTTAGGAACATTAAACAAGGAAGATATCATTGATGTAATAAAAAAATTAATTGATATTAGAAATGGAAAAGGAGAAGTAGATGATATTGACCATTTAGGAAATAGACGTATTCGATCAGTAGGAGAAATGGCAGAAAATCAATTTAGATTAGGTTTAGTAAGAGTAGAAAGAGCTGTAAAAGAAAGGTTATCCGTAGGAGATTTAGAAACATTAATGCCTCAGGATATGATTAACGCTAAACCAATATCCGCAGCTGTAAAAGAGTTTTTTGGTTCTAGTCAACTATCGCAATTTATGGATCAAAATAATCCTTTATCAGAAATTACACATAAAAGAAGAATTTCAGCTTTAGGAATAGGTGGTCTCACTAGAGAACGAGCTGGATTTGAAGTCAGAGATGTTCACCCAACACATTATGGTCGAGTATGCCCAATAGAAACACCAGAAGGTCCTAATATTGGCTTAATCAATTCGTTATCAGTGTATGCAAGAACTAATACATATGGATTTTTAGAAACGCCTTATAGGAAAGTAACAAACGGATTAGTAACAAAAGAAATACATTATTTGTCTGCTATAGAAGAAGGAAATTATATTATTGCTCAAGCTAACACTAACATAGATAAAAATAATTTTTTTGTTGATGATTTAGTGACTTGTAGACATAAAGGAGAATCAAGCTTATTTAATTGTAATCAAGTTGATTATATGGACGTTTCCACTCAACAAATTGTATCTGTTGGAGCATCTTTAATCCCTTTTTTAGAACACGATGATGCAAATAGAGCATTGATGGGGGCTAATATGCAACGTCAAGCAGTTCCTACACTTAAAACTGATAAACCTTTAGTTGGCACTGGAATGGAAAGAACAGTAGCGGTAGATTCAGGGGTTACAGTTGTAGCTAAAAGAAGTGGTTCTGTGCAATATATAGATGCTTCTCGTATTATAATTAAAGTAAATGAAAATGAGACATATCTCGGCGAAGCAGGTATAGATATTTATAATTTAACTAAATATACCCGATCAAATCAAAATACTTGTATTAATCAAAAACCATGTGTTCAATTAAATGAAAAAATAAACAAAGGAGATGTTTTAGCAGACGGACCATCTACTGATCTAGGTGAGCTAGCATTAGGACAAAATATGCGAGTCGCTTTTATGCCTTGGAATGGTTATAACTTTGAAGATTCTATACTAGTTTCAGAAAAAGTAGTTCAAGAAGATCGATTTACTACAATCCATATTCAAGAACTTTCCTGTATATCAAGAGATACTAAATTAGGACCGGAAGAAATTAGTTCAGATATACCTAATGTAGGAGAAGCTGCGCTATGTAAATTAGATGCATCTGGGATTGTATATATTGGAGCGGAGGTAACTGGAGGTGATATTTTAGTTGGGAAGGTAACTCCGAAGGGAGAAACACAATTAACACCGGAAGAAAAATTATTACGCGCTATTTTCGGTGAAAAAGCCTCTGATGTAAAAGATTCATCATTAAGAGTTCCTAATGGAGTGTCCGGCACTGTAATTGACGTTCAAATTTTTACACGAGATGGTGTTAAAAAAGATAAAAGAGCTCTAGAAATTGAAGAGATGCAACTTAAAAAAGCAAAAAAAGATTTAACAGAAGAATTTAAAATATTCCAATTAAGTTTATTTTCAAAAATACAAAAAACTCTTTTATCTTTTAATATTAAAATAGAATACTTAAATACACTACCTTTTGAAAAATGGCTTAAAATTGATGTTAAACAAGAAGATAAAAATCAAGAAATGGAGAAATTTAGAGAACAACATAACGAATTAAAAAAAGAATTTGAAAAAAAAATCGAAATAAAACGTCGTAAAATTACACAAGGTGATGATCTTGCTCCAGGAGTATTAAAAATAGTTAAGGTATGTTTAGCGGTAAAACGTCAAATACAACCTGGTGACAAAATGGCTGGAAGACATGGAAATAAAGGAGTAATTTCTAAAATCAATCCTGTTGAAGATATGCCGTATGACGAGAACGGAATACCAGTGGATATTGTTTTAAATCCTTTAGGAGTACCATCAAGGATGAATATTGGACAAATATTAGAAACACATTTAGGAATGGCCGCAAAAGGAATTGGAGATCAAATTAACAAAATGCTTAAAAAACAAGAAAAAATATCTAATTTACGAAAATTTATTCAAAAAACTTTTGATTTAGGAGAGAATTTAAGACAAAAAATAAATTTAGAAGAATTTTCAAATGAAGAAGTTCTAAATTTAGCAAAAAATCTAAAAAAAGGAATTCCTATCGCAACACCAGTTTTTGATGGAGCAAAAGAAAATGAAATTAAACAAATGCTTAAATTTGCAAATTTACCTGCATCTGGGCAAATTTCTCTTTTTGATGGCAGAACCGGCGAAAAATTTGAAAGACCAGTCACTGTAGGCTATATGTATATGTTGAAATTAAATCATTTAGTTGATGATAAAATGCATGCTAGATCAACTGGATCTTATAGTCTTGTAACTCAACAACCGTTGGGAGGAAAAGCGCAGTTTGGTGGTCAACGATTCGGTGAAATGGAAGTTTGGGCATTAGAAGCATATGGTGCTTCTTATACATTACAAGAAATGCTAACTGTTAAATCTGATGATGTTAATGGAAGAACTAAAATGTACAAAAATATTGTAGATGGTAATCATCAAATGGAACCTGGCATGCCTGAATCATTTAATGTGTTATTAAAAGAAATTCGATCTCTAGGAATTAATATTGAATTAGAAAACGAATAA
- the rplL gene encoding 50S ribosomal protein L7/L12, with protein sequence MSITKEQILEAVSEMSIMNVVELISAMEKKFGISANMSMQSNNNNEKKAAEEKTEFDVFLKVIGPNKVSVIKSVRSATGLGLKEAKDLVESAPTVIKENINKKDAESLKKTLEDVGAEIEIK encoded by the coding sequence ATGTCTATTACTAAAGAACAAATTTTAGAAGCTGTATCAGAAATGTCTATTATGAATGTTGTAGAACTTATTTCGGCAATGGAAAAAAAATTTGGAATTTCTGCAAATATGTCTATGCAATCCAATAATAATAATGAAAAAAAAGCTGCTGAAGAAAAAACAGAGTTTGATGTTTTCCTAAAAGTTATTGGTCCAAATAAAGTATCAGTAATTAAAAGTGTCCGTAGTGCAACTGGCCTTGGGCTTAAAGAAGCTAAAGATCTAGTAGAATCAGCACCAACTGTTATCAAAGAAAACATCAATAAAAAAGATGCAGAATCGCTTAAAAAAACTTTAGAAGATGTTGGTGCTGAAATTGAAATTAAGTAA
- the rplJ gene encoding 50S ribosomal protein L10, which yields MALNIDKKKTIVSKINQISKSALSAVIANSQGIPVNKINQLRKSGRKLGVKMSIVRNTLLSLAVKNTAFECLTSIIKGSTFIAYSTNHPGSGARLFQAFQKKNKPFKITGAVFEGKILSNLEINQLADMPTYEEAIAKLLLILKMSAAGKLIYTLSAIKKKKETS from the coding sequence ATGGCATTAAATATTGATAAAAAAAAAACAATTGTTTCCAAAATCAATCAAATTTCTAAATCAGCTCTGTCAGCTGTAATTGCAAACTCTCAAGGAATTCCTGTAAACAAAATAAACCAATTAAGAAAATCTGGGCGTAAGTTAGGTGTTAAAATGAGTATTGTTCGCAATACTTTATTATCTTTAGCAGTGAAAAATACAGCTTTCGAATGTTTAACAAGCATAATCAAAGGCTCTACTTTTATAGCTTATTCTACAAATCATCCAGGTAGCGGCGCTAGATTATTTCAAGCATTTCAAAAAAAAAATAAACCATTTAAAATTACAGGAGCAGTATTTGAGGGTAAAATATTATCTAATTTAGAAATCAACCAACTTGCAGATATGCCAACTTATGAAGAAGCAATAGCCAAACTTTTATTAATATTAAAAATGTCAGCTGCTGGTAAACTTATTTATACATTATCTGCTATAAAAAAGAAAAAAGAAACTTCTTAA
- the rplA gene encoding 50S ribosomal protein L1 produces MIKIFKRIKKIKKNIDLTKLYNIDESIKLLKNSSKVNFIESIDIAINLGINPKKSDQNIRGTTILPHGVGRTIKVAVFTQGENIEIAKKSGAEYVGMEDLSEKIKKEGIIFDAVIASPDAMKIVTQLGHILGPRGLMPNPKLGTVSTNISEAVKNAKTGQIFYRNDKNGIIHATIGRINFHENQIKDNFNTFLESIKKVKPPQSKGIYIKKIVLSSTMGVGLTLDQSNLSL; encoded by the coding sequence ATGATTAAAATTTTTAAACGTATAAAAAAAATAAAAAAAAATATTGACCTCACGAAATTATATAATATTGATGAATCAATTAAATTACTTAAAAATTCATCTAAAGTAAATTTTATTGAAAGTATCGATATTGCAATTAACTTGGGAATAAATCCAAAAAAATCAGATCAAAATATTAGAGGCACTACTATCTTGCCACATGGAGTCGGTCGAACCATTAAAGTTGCTGTCTTTACTCAAGGTGAAAATATTGAGATAGCTAAAAAATCTGGTGCAGAATACGTTGGAATGGAGGATTTATCTGAAAAAATAAAAAAAGAAGGTATTATATTCGATGCTGTTATAGCATCACCTGATGCTATGAAAATTGTAACTCAATTAGGTCATATATTAGGACCTAGAGGTTTAATGCCTAACCCTAAATTAGGTACTGTATCAACAAATATTTCAGAAGCTGTTAAAAATGCAAAAACAGGACAAATTTTCTATCGAAATGATAAAAATGGAATTATTCATGCTACCATTGGGAGAATTAACTTCCACGAAAATCAAATTAAAGATAATTTTAATACTTTTTTAGAATCAATTAAAAAAGTAAAACCACCTCAATCTAAAGGAATATACATAAAAAAAATTGTTTTATCTAGTACTATGGGCGTTGGTTTGACTTTAGATCAATCGAATTTATCTTTATAA
- the rplK gene encoding 50S ribosomal protein L11 — translation MAKTIQSYIKLQVSAGMANPSPPIGPALGQKGINIMEFCKLFNSKTENIEKGLPIPVVITVYSDRSFTFITKTPPASILLKKAAGIKSGSSKPKTEIKGKITNLQIEEIAKIKKQDMTGSNIQNAIQSIKGTAKSMGLIIED, via the coding sequence ATGGCAAAAACAATACAATCTTACATAAAACTTCAAGTATCTGCTGGAATGGCCAACCCAAGCCCCCCAATAGGTCCTGCTTTAGGACAAAAAGGAATAAACATTATGGAATTTTGTAAACTTTTCAATTCAAAAACAGAAAACATAGAAAAAGGATTGCCTATCCCAGTTGTAATTACAGTGTATTCTGATCGTTCATTTACATTTATCACAAAAACACCTCCAGCTTCAATTTTATTAAAAAAAGCAGCGGGGATTAAATCAGGATCTAGTAAACCAAAAACAGAAATAAAAGGAAAAATAACAAATCTACAAATTGAAGAAATAGCTAAAATTAAAAAACAAGATATGACCGGTTCAAATATTCAAAATGCAATCCAATCAATTAAAGGAACAGCTAAATCTATGGGTTTAATTATCGAGGATTAA
- the nusG gene encoding transcription termination/antitermination protein NusG: MQESLKKKWYVLQAFSGFESRVAQSIHEHVKIKKMQEFFGEVMVPSEEVVEIRGGQRRKSEYKFFPGYVLIQMIMTDTTWHLIRNVPRVLGFIGGKSDKPSPISNKEVETIINRLRQIGDKPRPKTLFEPGEMVRVNDGPFADFNGVVEEVDYEKSRLKVSVSIFGRSTPVELDFRQVEKN; encoded by the coding sequence ATGCAAGAAAGTTTAAAAAAAAAATGGTACGTATTACAAGCTTTTTCTGGGTTTGAAAGTCGTGTGGCTCAGTCGATACATGAACATGTTAAAATAAAGAAAATGCAAGAATTTTTTGGTGAAGTAATGGTACCTTCTGAAGAGGTTGTTGAAATTAGAGGTGGACAACGTAGAAAAAGTGAATATAAATTTTTTCCAGGATATGTTTTAATCCAAATGATCATGACAGATACAACATGGCATTTAATTAGAAATGTCCCAAGAGTATTAGGTTTTATTGGGGGGAAATCAGATAAACCATCACCAATTAGTAATAAAGAAGTAGAAACTATCATTAATAGACTCCGTCAAATTGGTGATAAACCAAGGCCGAAAACTTTATTTGAACCCGGAGAAATGGTTCGAGTTAATGACGGTCCGTTCGCAGACTTTAATGGTGTAGTAGAAGAAGTAGATTACGAAAAAAGTAGATTAAAAGTATCTGTTTCTATTTTTGGAAGATCTACTCCTGTAGAGTTAGATTTTAGACAAGTTGAAAAAAACTAA
- the secE gene encoding preprotein translocase subunit SecE: MNIKIHNQKKNKIIEKIKWTFIFINFILCILIDCYLNKINFFIRFALIICLISFALGILIYTKKGKIILLYINSSKNEIQKIMWPKYKETLYTTVIIILVTIFMSLLLWGLDNIIFRLIAFVIGLRL, from the coding sequence ATGAATATAAAAATTCATAACCAAAAAAAAAATAAAATTATAGAAAAAATAAAATGGACTTTTATATTCATAAATTTTATTTTATGTATTTTAATTGATTGTTATCTTAACAAGATAAATTTTTTTATTCGATTTGCATTAATAATTTGTTTAATCAGCTTTGCACTTGGTATTTTAATCTATACAAAAAAAGGAAAGATTATCTTACTATATATAAATTCCTCAAAGAATGAAATACAAAAAATAATGTGGCCTAAATATAAAGAAACTTTATATACTACAGTAATAATTATATTAGTAACAATATTTATGTCATTACTTTTATGGGGTCTAGATAATATTATATTTCGTTTAATAGCATTTGTTATTGGCCTAAGGTTATAA
- the murB gene encoding UDP-N-acetylmuramate dehydrogenase → MYTNQIYQKSLKDLNTFSIDITAKKIIFVQTIKSLIDIYKKCNSSHVPYIILGEGSNVLFLENYKGIVIINRIKGIRIKEKNNAWLLHILSGEKWSDLVKYTLKMGFFGLENLALIPGCIGSAAIQNIGAYGLEFKNICQYVDLISLKDEKIIRITKNLCKFSYRDSIFKHKYQEGYAVIAVGIKILKKWNPIFLKPLFKKINIIKISPYEIYRSICQIRKEKLPNLNKYGNAGSFFKNPIISQKDAKRIFSFNTNIPYYLQVDGSIKISAAWLIEKYNFKNVHIGDAAIYKKQKLILINRKKANPKEILKLAQIIQKSILKKFKIYLEPEIDFINSSGKIKLLKKI, encoded by the coding sequence ATGTATACAAATCAAATCTATCAAAAATCTTTAAAAGATTTAAACACATTTTCTATAGATATAACAGCAAAAAAAATTATTTTTGTTCAAACTATTAAATCATTAATTGATATTTATAAAAAATGTAATTCATCTCATGTTCCTTATATTATTTTAGGAGAAGGTAGTAATGTATTGTTTTTAGAAAATTACAAAGGAATAGTTATCATTAATAGAATTAAAGGTATTCGAATTAAAGAAAAAAACAATGCTTGGTTATTACATATTTTATCAGGAGAAAAATGGAGTGATTTAGTCAAATACACACTAAAAATGGGTTTTTTTGGGTTAGAAAATTTAGCATTAATACCTGGTTGCATAGGATCTGCTGCAATTCAAAATATTGGTGCATATGGTTTAGAATTTAAAAACATATGCCAATATGTTGATCTGATTTCTTTAAAAGATGAAAAAATAATAAGAATTACAAAAAATTTATGTAAATTTTCTTATCGTGATAGTATTTTTAAACATAAATACCAAGAAGGATATGCTGTAATTGCTGTTGGTATAAAAATATTGAAAAAATGGAATCCTATTTTTTTAAAACCATTGTTTAAAAAAATAAACATAATAAAAATAAGTCCTTACGAAATATATCGTAGTATCTGTCAGATAAGAAAAGAAAAATTACCCAATCTTAATAAATACGGCAATGCAGGTAGTTTCTTTAAAAATCCTATTATTTCCCAAAAAGATGCTAAAAGAATTTTTTCTTTCAATACTAATATTCCATATTACTTACAAGTTGATGGGTCTATAAAAATTTCAGCTGCCTGGTTAATTGAAAAATATAATTTTAAAAACGTCCATATTGGAGATGCAGCTATTTATAAAAAACAAAAGCTTATTTTAATTAATAGAAAAAAAGCAAATCCAAAAGAAATTTTAAAATTAGCTCAAATAATACAAAAATCTATTTTAAAAAAATTTAAAATATACTTAGAACCAGAAATAGATTTTATCAATTCTTCAGGAAAGATTAAATTATTAAAAAAAATTTAA
- the metF gene encoding methylenetetrahydrofolate reductase, translating into MSFLKNKYHQDIIDQKINDLNSIIQCSFEFFPPKNFDLEDKLFSSAIQLSKLKPFFFSVTYGANSGERDKTYEIVKKIHKKTGVITAPHLTCIDSTPIELERLAKFYWENNIRSIFALRGDSNHTNYSHTMYACDLVLLLKKIADFDISVAAYPETHPESKNAQSDILNLKKKVDAGANRAITQFFFNTESYLRFRDNCLKNNINVDIIPGILPIYNFEQLKRFSKMTNVKIPYWMYEIFNGLINDLKSQRIIGASIIIDIIKNLSKEGVKNFHFYTLNQSDIVYSICRLFGF; encoded by the coding sequence ATGAGTTTTTTAAAAAATAAATATCATCAAGATATAATTGATCAAAAAATAAATGATTTGAATAGTATAATACAGTGTTCTTTTGAATTTTTTCCACCTAAAAATTTTGATTTAGAAGATAAATTATTTTCATCCGCAATTCAATTAAGCAAATTAAAACCATTTTTTTTTTCTGTTACCTATGGCGCAAATAGTGGTGAGCGCGATAAAACATATGAAATTGTAAAAAAAATACATAAAAAAACAGGTGTTATTACTGCTCCGCACTTAACTTGTATTGACTCGACGCCAATCGAACTAGAACGGCTGGCAAAATTCTATTGGGAAAATAATATTCGTAGTATATTTGCGTTGAGAGGTGATTCTAATCATACGAATTATTCGCATACAATGTATGCTTGCGATTTAGTGCTATTATTAAAAAAAATAGCTGATTTTGATATTTCTGTCGCAGCTTATCCAGAAACCCATCCAGAATCAAAAAATGCTCAATCTGACATCTTAAATTTAAAAAAGAAAGTAGATGCAGGTGCTAATCGCGCTATTACTCAATTTTTTTTTAATACTGAAAGTTATTTACGTTTTCGAGATAATTGTTTAAAAAATAATATTAATGTTGATATTATACCTGGGATATTACCTATTTATAATTTTGAACAATTAAAACGTTTTTCTAAAATGACTAACGTTAAAATCCCATATTGGATGTATGAAATTTTTAATGGGTTAATTAATGATTTAAAAAGCCAAAGAATTATAGGAGCAAGTATAATTATAGATATAATAAAAAATTTATCTAAAGAAGGTGTAAAAAATTTTCATTTTTATACTTTAAATCAATCAGATATAGTATATTCAATATGTCGTTTGTTTGGTTTTTAA
- the argE gene encoding acetylornithine deacetylase, which produces MKRKIPYFIEIFKSLIKIPTISSKKKAIDQSNKVFIDLLSNYFEELNFEIKIQNIPHTNKFNMLSSFGVGKGGILFSGHTDTVDFDDNLWTKDPFKLTEKNSKLYGLGVVDMKGFFAFLLNVISSINIKKIKKPIYVLATANEETDMSGARYFVESTKFTNIKPDCIIIGEPTSLKLIHAHKGHISYKIDIIGDTGHSSNPHCGVNSIEIAYEIIKNLIDFKKYLQQKYFHKDFSIAYPTMNFGSIKGGNTINRICSFCRITFEIRPIPQLKLEILELLLKEKLKKIKKKWPNRIFLKNLFFSVPAYEISKKHHITKKIEDLCEIKSNTVNYCTEAPFLKKIAPTLILGPGSVEQAHYPDEYLHCSFIEPTQNILKKLIIKFCY; this is translated from the coding sequence ATGAAAAGAAAAATACCTTATTTTATTGAAATATTTAAATCGTTAATTAAAATACCTACAATTAGCAGCAAAAAAAAAGCAATAGATCAAAGTAATAAAGTGTTCATTGATTTATTATCAAATTATTTTGAAGAATTAAATTTTGAAATAAAAATACAAAATATACCTCATACAAATAAATTTAATATGTTATCCTCTTTTGGTGTAGGAAAAGGAGGAATATTATTTTCTGGACATACAGATACTGTTGATTTTGATGATAATTTATGGACTAAAGATCCTTTTAAACTTACTGAAAAAAATAGCAAATTATATGGATTAGGTGTAGTAGATATGAAAGGATTTTTTGCTTTTTTATTAAATGTTATTTCTTCTATAAACATAAAAAAAATAAAAAAACCAATTTATGTACTTGCTACTGCTAATGAAGAAACAGATATGTCTGGTGCAAGATATTTTGTCGAATCTACAAAATTTACAAATATTAAACCAGATTGTATTATCATTGGAGAACCAACGTCTTTAAAATTGATACATGCCCATAAAGGTCATATATCGTATAAAATCGATATTATTGGTGATACTGGACACTCTAGCAATCCTCATTGTGGTGTTAATAGCATTGAAATTGCATACGAAATAATAAAAAATTTAATTGATTTCAAGAAATATTTACAACAAAAATATTTTCATAAAGATTTTTCTATCGCTTATCCAACGATGAATTTTGGTTCTATAAAAGGCGGTAACACAATTAATCGAATTTGTTCATTCTGTAGAATAACTTTTGAAATCAGACCGATACCGCAACTAAAATTAGAAATACTTGAATTGTTGTTAAAAGAAAAATTGAAAAAAATTAAAAAAAAATGGCCAAATAGAATTTTTTTAAAAAATCTTTTTTTTTCTGTTCCTGCATATGAGATCTCTAAAAAACATCACATAACTAAAAAAATAGAAGATTTATGTGAAATAAAATCTAATACTGTGAATTATTGTACAGAAGCACCGTTTTTGAAAAAAATTGCACCTACATTGATTTTAGGACCTGGTTCTGTTGAGCAAGCACATTATCCGGATGAATATTTGCATTGCAGTTTTATCGAGCCAACACAAAATATTCTTAAAAAACTAATAATAAAATTTTGTTATTAA